The following are encoded together in the Ketobacter sp. MCCC 1A13808 genome:
- a CDS encoding response regulator — protein MGNKVLVVEDNPDNMKLVTWILEDENYVVTGVNCAEDCLSKLDNEEFDVVLMDISLPGIDGKEATRRLRAQDRFRSLPIIALTAHAVHGEDADIMASGVTELITKPLDEDILLARLRQLLN, from the coding sequence ATGGGCAACAAAGTATTAGTGGTAGAAGACAATCCGGATAACATGAAGTTGGTAACCTGGATTCTGGAAGATGAAAACTACGTTGTGACCGGCGTAAACTGTGCCGAAGACTGTCTTTCCAAGCTGGATAATGAAGAATTTGATGTGGTCCTAATGGATATTTCGTTGCCCGGCATAGATGGAAAAGAAGCAACCCGCAGGCTACGGGCACAAGATCGTTTTCGGAGTCTGCCGATTATTGCCTTAACGGCTCACGCCGTCCACGGAGAAGACGCCGATATAATGGCGTCCGGCGTAACGGAATTAATCACAAAACCGCTGGATGAAGATATTTTACTGGCGCGGTTGCGCCAGTTACTGAATTAG
- a CDS encoding NAD-dependent epimerase/dehydratase family protein has translation MKKALVTGGAGFLGLYIVEQLISRGYQVSVLYRGDYPHLAQLPVTIFKGSVTDHQLVAQAVKGQDLVFHTAAKVGYWGDYQDYYHTNVVGTKNIIACCQQADVKKLIYTSSPSVTMNNIDIHNGDESLPYPDYYHTHYSATKSLAEQLLLKSHNPNGLQTLAIRPHLILGPRDNHLLPRLLNRAQSGKLKQIGPGTNRVSVTYVENAAHAHILAAESNNTGGKAYFINEPEPVLLWNWIKEVLRTLGTQPPRIGVPFFLAYGAGWCLEWVHRVFGLQGEPMVTRFIASELYRNHYFSIRRAQQDFNYEPLFSLHEAQARTIASLQQPT, from the coding sequence ATGAAGAAAGCGTTAGTGACAGGGGGGGCCGGATTCCTCGGCCTCTATATCGTCGAACAACTGATTAGTCGTGGTTATCAAGTCAGTGTTTTATATCGGGGGGATTATCCGCATCTTGCGCAATTGCCGGTAACGATATTTAAAGGTTCGGTTACGGACCATCAACTTGTTGCGCAGGCTGTAAAAGGTCAGGATCTGGTATTTCATACCGCCGCTAAAGTGGGTTATTGGGGGGATTATCAGGACTACTACCATACCAATGTTGTTGGCACTAAAAATATTATCGCGTGCTGCCAACAGGCCGATGTAAAAAAGCTGATTTACACCAGCTCGCCGAGTGTGACGATGAATAATATCGACATTCATAATGGCGATGAAAGTCTGCCTTACCCGGATTATTACCATACTCACTATTCCGCCACAAAATCCCTGGCCGAACAACTACTGCTAAAATCCCATAACCCGAATGGATTACAAACGTTAGCGATCCGGCCACATTTGATTCTGGGACCACGAGATAACCATTTACTTCCCCGATTGCTGAATCGAGCACAGTCCGGAAAATTAAAACAGATCGGTCCCGGCACCAATCGGGTCAGCGTTACTTACGTAGAAAATGCGGCGCACGCTCATATTCTGGCGGCAGAATCGAACAATACGGGGGGTAAAGCCTACTTTATTAACGAACCTGAACCGGTTTTACTGTGGAATTGGATTAAAGAGGTTTTGCGCACGCTGGGCACTCAGCCACCGCGAATCGGAGTACCCTTTTTTCTTGCCTATGGTGCAGGTTGGTGTCTGGAATGGGTGCATCGTGTTTTTGGTTTGCAGGGTGAACCGATGGTGACGCGTTTTATCGCTTCAGAGCTGTATCGCAATCACTATTTCTCTATACGCCGTGCACAACAGGATTTTAACTATGAACCGCTTTTTAGTTTGCACGAAGCACAAGCCAGAACTATCGCATCACTGCAACAACCAACCTGA
- a CDS encoding NAD-dependent epimerase/dehydratase family protein, whose protein sequence is MPRILLAGCGKIGTQLGLLMAQRGQQPIGLRRSRVAMPFTCIQGDLSQPLADGLIREPIDYVVYTATPSEYSDAGYQSAYPAGVQHLLDALSGHAVKRFFFVSSTAVYHQNDGSWVDEDSATVPSRYNGVRVLEAETLLKRSAVPSTSIRFGGIYGAGRSRLLDKIRKGADAQASPPKYTNRIHQHDCVGVLAFLIECVESGKILDECYLGVDNNPVDEWTLYQWLAEKFKAPAPNPVAAGPDATQNKRCSNQRLTSLGYSFSFPDYRSGYAQ, encoded by the coding sequence ATGCCACGCATATTATTAGCCGGTTGCGGCAAAATCGGCACCCAACTCGGGTTACTGATGGCACAGCGAGGGCAGCAACCGATCGGATTGCGTCGCTCCCGGGTTGCCATGCCGTTCACTTGTATACAGGGTGATCTTAGCCAGCCGCTAGCCGACGGGTTAATCCGTGAGCCCATTGATTATGTGGTTTATACCGCAACCCCGTCGGAATACTCAGATGCCGGGTATCAGTCGGCTTACCCAGCGGGAGTTCAGCACCTGTTAGACGCGCTATCCGGGCATGCCGTAAAGCGTTTCTTTTTCGTTTCCAGTACAGCGGTGTATCACCAGAACGATGGTAGCTGGGTGGACGAAGACAGTGCCACAGTGCCCAGCCGTTATAACGGCGTTCGCGTTCTGGAAGCAGAAACGTTATTAAAACGAAGTGCTGTCCCGTCAACCTCTATACGTTTTGGCGGAATCTATGGTGCCGGACGTAGCAGGCTATTGGACAAGATCAGGAAGGGAGCCGATGCGCAGGCCAGCCCTCCTAAATACACCAACCGGATTCATCAGCATGACTGCGTGGGGGTATTGGCTTTTCTGATCGAATGCGTGGAGTCGGGCAAAATACTGGATGAGTGTTATCTCGGGGTAGACAACAACCCGGTGGATGAATGGACTTTATATCAATGGCTGGCTGAAAAATTCAAAGCTCCGGCACCCAATCCGGTAGCGGCTGGACCCGATGCCACACAAAATAAGCGCTGCAGCAACCAGCGACTGACCTCACTTGGCTATTCTTTTTCGTTCCCGGATTATCGCAGTGGTTATGCTCAATAG
- a CDS encoding 3-oxoacyl-ACP synthase III family protein, which translates to MIASRFESIGVYLPEKEVTTQSLVSSMETQPMFDLEKLTGVKSRRWRSDSEDCHTLAMSAIERCLHQSHYRADDIDVIVCTSITRFTGGLRFALEPGLSATLKNTLGMRRNALNFDITNACAGMFTGVYLMDQMIKSGAAKTGLVVSGECITPITETALKEINNPIDEQFASLTVGDSGAAVIMDRSVNEHSRLNFLELFTLAEFSEFCFGMPSNKNPGVAMYTKAMEIHATVIQRLPSFLGQFAERYQVSGIDFQHVIPHQTSERAIRTALELCSETFGDIPHICVSLDKFGNTSSTSHFVVLDDQMRQGIIKPGDNVLMLILASGIILGAASVTVGNLRGIN; encoded by the coding sequence ATGATCGCATCCCGATTCGAAAGTATTGGTGTTTATCTGCCGGAAAAAGAAGTCACGACACAATCCTTAGTGAGCAGCATGGAAACCCAACCCATGTTTGATCTGGAGAAATTAACCGGCGTAAAAAGCAGGCGTTGGCGCTCGGATTCCGAGGATTGCCATACCCTCGCGATGTCAGCGATAGAACGCTGCCTGCACCAGTCGCATTACCGAGCGGATGACATTGACGTTATTGTTTGCACTTCTATCACCCGCTTCACCGGCGGGCTTAGATTTGCGCTGGAGCCCGGCCTCAGCGCCACATTAAAAAATACGCTGGGCATGCGACGTAATGCGTTGAATTTTGACATCACCAACGCCTGTGCCGGTATGTTCACGGGCGTCTACTTGATGGATCAAATGATCAAAAGTGGCGCAGCAAAAACGGGACTGGTAGTGAGCGGCGAATGCATTACGCCGATAACAGAAACGGCGCTCAAAGAAATCAACAATCCGATTGATGAGCAATTCGCATCACTCACGGTGGGCGATTCCGGTGCTGCTGTCATCATGGATAGATCTGTGAACGAACACTCCAGACTGAATTTCCTGGAACTGTTCACCTTAGCTGAATTTTCGGAATTTTGTTTTGGCATGCCAAGTAATAAGAATCCGGGGGTTGCCATGTACACAAAGGCAATGGAGATTCACGCTACCGTCATTCAACGACTTCCATCATTTCTGGGTCAGTTCGCCGAACGCTATCAAGTAAGTGGCATAGATTTTCAGCACGTTATTCCCCATCAGACCTCAGAACGGGCGATCCGTACAGCACTTGAATTGTGCAGTGAGACGTTCGGAGACATCCCGCACATCTGCGTGTCATTGGACAAATTCGGCAATACTTCTTCCACTTCCCATTTTGTCGTACTGGATGACCAGATGCGCCAGGGCATCATTAAACCGGGCGATAATGTACTCATGCTGATCCTGGCTTCCGGAATCATTCTGGGTGCCGCTTCCGTTACCGTGGGCAACTTGAGAGGAATCAATTAA
- a CDS encoding hydrogen peroxide-inducible genes activator produces MTLTELRYIVTLAQERHFRRAAERCFVSQPTLSVAIKKLEEELDIALFERNRSDVRVTMAGERIVAQARKVLEEAELVKQIAQEGKGQLNLPLRVGAIFTVGPYLFPHVIRSIKPIAPEMPLILEENYTGVLRQKLRNGELDAIIISLPFEEADVEIHDLYDEPFEVLIPAGHPLAKQEKITRKQLEKENILMLGEGHCFREQVLNACPGIMKHSDETTIPQGTSLETLRHMVASGLGLTILPSSSTDRHIYDTDTLVERPFAGKIPYRRVSIVWRKRFSRPKAIQALVEAVTSCSLQGAATL; encoded by the coding sequence ATGACTTTAACTGAACTTCGCTACATCGTCACCTTGGCACAGGAGCGTCATTTCCGGCGGGCCGCAGAACGCTGCTTCGTAAGCCAACCTACCCTGAGTGTGGCAATAAAAAAGCTGGAAGAAGAATTGGATATTGCGCTGTTTGAGCGTAATCGATCCGATGTTCGCGTCACCATGGCGGGTGAGCGCATCGTCGCTCAGGCACGCAAAGTGCTGGAAGAAGCCGAGCTGGTGAAACAAATCGCTCAGGAAGGCAAAGGTCAGTTGAATCTGCCTTTGCGGGTCGGAGCTATCTTTACGGTTGGGCCCTACCTTTTCCCCCACGTCATCCGCAGCATTAAACCAATTGCACCGGAAATGCCGTTGATTCTGGAAGAAAATTACACCGGTGTTTTACGACAGAAGCTACGTAATGGCGAGCTGGATGCCATTATTATATCGCTTCCATTCGAAGAAGCGGATGTCGAGATTCACGATTTGTACGACGAGCCCTTTGAAGTATTGATTCCGGCGGGACACCCCTTGGCCAAGCAAGAAAAAATCACCCGCAAACAATTGGAAAAAGAAAATATATTGATGCTGGGTGAAGGTCATTGTTTTCGTGAGCAGGTCCTGAATGCGTGCCCGGGGATTATGAAGCACAGCGATGAAACCACCATTCCCCAGGGCACGTCGCTGGAAACCCTGCGCCATATGGTCGCCTCGGGTTTAGGATTGACCATTTTACCCAGCTCCTCTACTGATAGACATATATACGATACAGACACCCTGGTCGAACGCCCTTTTGCCGGAAAAATACCTTATCGCCGCGTCTCGATCGTGTGGCGAAAACGATTTTCCCGTCCCAAAGCCATACAGGCATTGGTTGAAGCGGTGACCAGCTGCTCATTACAGGGTGCCGCGACGCTGTGA
- the recG gene encoding ATP-dependent DNA helicase RecG, whose translation MTPDFFATTPVTQLKGVGAAQAEKLARLGIHNLQDILFHLPFRYQDRTRLVPIGSTREGSEGLIQGRVLMADIVVRKRRSLICRIEDGTGQLNLRFFHFSASQKTQFQTGAIVRCYGEIRLTGFGKEMAHPEYRVLSGADEPIEAQLTAVYPATEGIQQPTLRKLSDQVLKLLGKAQSVAELLPVEAMHAAQWPTLTEALHYVHRPPAEAPVQALLDGSHKAQQRLALEELTAHHLSLLKLRKRVKEQCAQVIPAQSTLEQSLLASLAFTPTAAQQRVHQELCRDLQQSHPMLRLVQGDVGSGKTLVAARAAAMTIDAGYQVVMMAPTEILAEQHYHAFVEWFEPLGLTVAWLSGKLKGKKRNEQLALIQSGTAQMVVGTHALFQDEVDYRDLALVIIDEQHRFGVHQRMALKQKGQSEGMIPHQLIMTATPIPRTLAMSAYADLDTSVIDELPPGRTPVKTVVLESQRRLDVVDRVRHACLQGRQVYWVCTLIEESEVLQCQAAEDTAEQLKKFLPEIEIELVHGRLKPAQKADIMDRFKREEIQVLVATTVIEVGVNVPNASVMIIENPERLGLAQLHQLRGRVGRGTTESFCLLLYQKPLSKMGRERLEVMRETNDGFVIAEKDLHLRGPGEVLGTRQTGEMSFRIADLLRDETLLEESKQMAALLLERDPARSERLIQRWLGNAAQYGEV comes from the coding sequence GTGACACCGGATTTTTTTGCCACAACACCGGTGACGCAATTGAAAGGCGTGGGTGCGGCTCAGGCAGAAAAGCTCGCCCGTTTGGGCATTCACAACCTGCAGGACATTTTGTTCCACTTGCCGTTCCGCTATCAGGATCGCACTCGTTTGGTACCGATCGGTTCCACTCGCGAAGGCAGCGAGGGCCTGATCCAGGGGCGGGTCCTGATGGCGGATATTGTGGTGAGAAAACGCCGTAGCCTTATTTGCCGGATAGAGGATGGAACCGGTCAGTTGAATCTTCGCTTCTTCCATTTCTCTGCCAGTCAGAAAACCCAATTTCAAACCGGAGCGATCGTGCGTTGTTATGGTGAAATACGTTTAACCGGCTTCGGAAAGGAAATGGCGCATCCGGAATACCGCGTGTTGTCGGGTGCAGATGAGCCGATAGAGGCGCAATTGACGGCAGTGTATCCGGCGACGGAAGGTATTCAGCAACCTACCTTGCGTAAGCTCAGTGATCAAGTATTGAAATTACTGGGCAAAGCCCAGAGCGTGGCGGAATTGTTGCCCGTTGAGGCAATGCACGCTGCCCAGTGGCCAACCTTGACGGAAGCATTGCATTACGTTCACCGGCCACCGGCAGAGGCACCGGTTCAGGCGTTGTTGGATGGTTCCCATAAGGCGCAACAACGATTGGCCCTGGAAGAACTCACCGCTCACCATCTGAGTTTGCTGAAGCTGAGAAAGCGGGTGAAAGAGCAATGTGCACAGGTGATTCCCGCGCAGTCAACATTGGAACAATCGTTGCTGGCGTCTTTGGCATTTACCCCCACCGCTGCGCAACAGCGAGTGCATCAGGAATTGTGTCGGGATCTTCAGCAGAGCCACCCTATGTTACGTCTGGTGCAGGGGGATGTGGGTTCTGGAAAAACGCTGGTGGCTGCACGGGCTGCGGCGATGACCATTGATGCTGGATATCAGGTGGTAATGATGGCACCCACCGAAATTCTGGCGGAACAGCACTACCATGCTTTTGTCGAGTGGTTTGAGCCGCTTGGTCTGACAGTGGCCTGGTTGTCCGGAAAGCTAAAGGGTAAAAAACGCAACGAACAGTTGGCTTTGATCCAAAGCGGTACTGCCCAGATGGTGGTGGGAACCCATGCGCTGTTTCAGGATGAGGTTGACTATCGCGATCTGGCGCTGGTGATTATAGATGAGCAGCATCGGTTCGGAGTGCACCAACGAATGGCGTTAAAACAAAAAGGCCAATCCGAAGGCATGATACCGCACCAACTTATTATGACTGCAACACCCATCCCGCGTACGTTAGCAATGAGTGCGTACGCCGATTTGGATACCTCCGTTATTGATGAGTTGCCACCGGGACGAACGCCGGTTAAAACAGTCGTACTGGAAAGTCAGCGTCGTCTGGATGTAGTGGACCGAGTACGGCATGCCTGTCTGCAGGGCAGGCAAGTGTATTGGGTTTGCACGCTAATCGAAGAGTCTGAAGTGTTGCAATGTCAGGCTGCGGAAGACACTGCAGAACAACTGAAAAAATTTTTGCCAGAGATTGAAATTGAGTTAGTGCACGGCCGTCTTAAACCGGCGCAAAAAGCGGATATCATGGATCGCTTTAAACGTGAGGAGATTCAGGTTTTGGTCGCCACCACGGTCATCGAGGTGGGTGTCAACGTTCCCAACGCGAGTGTCATGATTATTGAAAACCCAGAGCGATTGGGTTTGGCACAGTTACATCAGTTGCGTGGTCGCGTTGGGCGCGGAACAACGGAAAGTTTTTGTTTGTTGTTATATCAAAAGCCGTTGTCGAAAATGGGGCGTGAGCGTCTGGAAGTGATGCGGGAAACGAACGACGGCTTTGTAATAGCAGAAAAAGATCTACATCTACGTGGGCCAGGTGAGGTGCTCGGCACCAGACAAACGGGAGAGATGAGTTTTCGTATTGCAGACCTGTTGCGTGATGAAACTCTTCTGGAAGAGAGTAAGCAAATGGCTGCGCTTCTGCTGGAGCGGGATCCCGCAAGGAGTGAAAGGTTAATCCAACGCTGGTTGGGAAATGCAGCCCAATACGGTGAAGTCTGA
- a CDS encoding sensor histidine kinase, translated as MRSRFWFQLLCLSIIVSLIYCVVGLASYQRITKPAREEGRKNLYLLLANILESSDYTDALKMFEKFRVESPSLASNIWVLSSDGKILASNTPSPLPEQWQEIPKPDQPHQLSGAGGPLQMFHEMTLIRLNAQSPTYALIKPTANRPIKRLALFQIILFSTGIFITAISGLCVAFLYLRRTSIEAKDVISGLHSGNLKARFKISKWGQINDLKLDFNGMAEQIELLVNRVKKTEATRKNLLQELGHDLRTPLTSMKAAVETLDLYRGKMSPEQQTDFILVLQSELNYFIDLLDDLFFISEIAEPSYESGQKKININVLVNEEVQSRVIAYPQLTWRLCSLEGDVILAVDPLLFRRLLRNTFDNAVKYASNEVHVRLRVQGERVEIEVEDDGPGMSVEAIESFGVRKRHRIPRKDCVMDMSLGLGSVIIGAIVNLHGATLRIQSGKNDKTMRSGTRFIYSFPKYLR; from the coding sequence ATGAGATCTCGATTTTGGTTTCAGTTGCTCTGTCTGAGTATCATCGTATCACTCATATACTGCGTCGTTGGCCTTGCGAGTTACCAACGCATAACGAAGCCCGCAAGAGAAGAAGGCCGTAAAAACCTTTATCTATTGCTGGCGAATATACTGGAAAGCTCCGATTACACTGATGCATTGAAAATGTTCGAAAAGTTTCGTGTGGAATCGCCGTCGCTGGCTTCTAATATTTGGGTGCTATCAAGCGATGGAAAAATCCTTGCATCCAATACACCAAGCCCTCTCCCTGAGCAGTGGCAGGAAATACCTAAACCGGATCAGCCGCACCAATTATCGGGAGCCGGCGGTCCGTTACAAATGTTTCATGAGATGACGCTGATACGGCTGAATGCACAGAGCCCCACCTATGCGTTGATCAAGCCCACTGCAAACAGACCCATCAAAAGACTAGCTCTATTTCAAATTATTTTATTTTCGACTGGCATTTTTATCACCGCCATTAGCGGGCTTTGTGTGGCATTTCTATATCTTCGCAGAACATCTATCGAAGCGAAAGACGTAATATCGGGGCTCCACTCAGGTAATCTGAAAGCTCGATTTAAGATTAGTAAATGGGGCCAAATTAATGACCTGAAGCTCGATTTTAATGGAATGGCAGAGCAAATTGAATTGTTAGTCAATCGGGTCAAGAAAACCGAAGCTACACGGAAAAACCTTTTGCAAGAATTAGGGCATGATTTGCGAACCCCGCTCACCAGTATGAAAGCGGCAGTGGAAACTCTGGATCTTTACCGTGGGAAAATGTCACCTGAACAGCAAACTGATTTTATTCTGGTGCTCCAATCTGAATTAAACTACTTTATTGACCTGCTCGATGACTTGTTCTTTATCTCCGAGATTGCCGAGCCAAGTTACGAAAGCGGGCAGAAGAAAATTAATATCAATGTTCTGGTGAATGAGGAAGTGCAGAGTCGAGTCATTGCCTATCCCCAGTTGACTTGGCGCCTATGCAGTCTGGAAGGCGATGTAATACTGGCAGTTGACCCTCTGCTGTTTCGCAGGTTACTGCGTAATACTTTTGACAATGCGGTAAAATATGCCAGTAACGAAGTTCACGTTAGATTGAGGGTTCAGGGAGAACGAGTTGAGATTGAAGTCGAAGATGACGGGCCTGGTATGAGTGTGGAAGCAATCGAATCCTTCGGGGTGCGAAAGCGGCATCGAATTCCGCGAAAAGATTGCGTAATGGATATGTCCCTAGGCTTAGGTTCAGTCATTATTGGCGCTATCGTGAATTTGCACGGTGCAACGCTTCGAATACAAAGCGGAAAGAATGATAAAACGATGCGGAGCGGGACGCGGTTCATTTATTCTTTTCCCAAATATTTGCGTTAA